The following proteins are co-located in the Hemicordylus capensis ecotype Gifberg chromosome 11, rHemCap1.1.pri, whole genome shotgun sequence genome:
- the LOC128335653 gene encoding SLAIN motif-containing protein-like isoform X1, whose protein sequence is MVVPGSAPIIQPDHSLGTELGRDSTENSAMGPDAEPMTDQVGPELEEVRKLQELVRRLELQNQQLRTRSLRSVPEAKVLSQAGTGVDNCNTRLNGMEMNNSINALMDKQELQIVADLHSALSKMRSEVEESGEFLKKDVEATVQHSCSSASGEKPPNTKFASNTEMQSSDGNTNDFSNWDCGSTVLVEDFTTTGVEPALRMSEGSTDVEDLFNETTLDEVEVLELENGSDEEDSWLYVSPRKSSTDEKESPLKWCRQVLDHPSPETEAACRTLLSRLDQASRWKSLYCSPLASPSVHNLNTDTGSCSNALNSPGHYKSTNKPLLTCGSSGYLSMHSALSSQSSVDSELSTSDDSISMGYKLQDLTDVQVMARLQEESLRQDCASSSASVSRRSSSASLHSLRRGTYSDQDFDTYSLEDEDDDCSLSYHSSHRYSPSPLSSPRCQSPSSNTDYGRAAGPRIRPPRRTMQSSMQDRLKYSGNEEELRHSMPNLARTGLRSLESVRNSRSLESDLQVPSNRLSRIQQPASSLAPSKLRYSSGAGQSPLTVRQPMKAGSCANSLLTSRQPVRATGYASPAGRVRKLPSSTLSAGSASSSSSLARSNSVATGAKNSLAKGRASVGGTSSPKSKLIQPAKSRFPKANVSADDSWKDGCY, encoded by the exons ATGGTTGTCCCTGGAAGTGCCCCTATAATTCAGCCAGATCACAGTCTTGGAACTGAACTGGGCCGGGACTCCACAGAGAATTCCGCAATGGGGCCAGATGCAGAACCAATGACTGACCAAGTGGGACCTGAGCTGGAGGAAGTGCGGAAACTGCAGGAACTTGTGAGGAGACTTGAGCTCCAGAATCAGCAATTGAGAACTAGAAGCCTTCGAAGTGTGCCGGAGGCAAAAGTGCTGAGCCAAGCTGGCACTGGAGTGGATAATTGCAATACCAGGCTCAATGGAATGGAAATGAATAATAGCATCAACGCTCTGATGGATAAGCAGGAGTTGCAGATAGTGGCAGACCTGCACTCTGCACTGAGTAAAATGAGGTCAGAAGTAGAAGAGAGTGGTGAATTCTTGAAAAAGGATGTGGAGGCCACAGTGCAACACAGCTGTTCTAGTGCTTCTGGGGAAAAGCCTCCAAACACAAAGTTTGCAAGCAATACAGAAATGCAGAGCAGCGATGGTAATACCAATGACTTCTCTAACTGGGACTGTGGTAGCACAGTGCTGGTAGAAGACTTCACAACCACAGGTGTTGAGCCGGCACTGAGGATGAGTGAAGGGAGTACTGATGTAGAAGATCTCTTCAACGAGACAACTCTGGATGAAGTGGAAGTCTTAGAGCTTGAGAATGGCAGCGATGAAGAGGACAGCTG GCTGTATGTCTCTCCAAGAAAGTCATCTACAGATGAAAAGGAATCACCTCTGAAGTGGTGTAGGCAGGTGTTGGACCATCCCAGTCCTGAGACGGAGGCAGCCTGCCGTACCCTTCTCAGTAGACTTGACCAAG CCAGTAGGTGGAAATCCCTGTATTGCAGTCCACTGGCGTCTCCAAGTGTGCATAACTTGAATACAGACACAGGGTCCTGTAGCAATGCACTAAACTCTCCTGGGCACTACAAATCAACTAATAAACCACTACTAACTTGTGGCAGCTCAG GTTATTTGAGCATGCATTCGGCACTGAGCTCTCAGTCTTCTGTTGACAGTGAACTCAGTACCTCAGATGACTCCATCTCAATGGGATATAAACTGCAGGATTTGACTGACGTGCAGGTCATGGCCCGCCTGCAGGAGGAAA GTCTTCGTCAGGACTGTGCCTCCAGCTCAGCCTCAGTTTCCCGCCGCAGTTCAAGTGCCTCGTTGCATTCCTTGCGCCGAGGCACCTACAGCGACCAGGACTTTGACACATACAGTttggaggatgaggatgatgactGCTCCCTTTCCTATCACAGCAGCCACAGATATTCACCATCCCCTCTCAGTTCTCCGCGGTGCCAGTCCCCATCCTCCAACACAGACTATGGCAGGGCAGCCGGCCCCCGGATCCGGCCCCCACGGAGAACAATGCAAAGTTCCATGCAAGACAGGCTGAAATACTCTGGGAATGAAG AAGAGCTACGGCACAGCATGCCTAACTTAGCCAGAACAGGTCTGCGCTCCTTGGAGTCTGTAAGGAACAGCCGGAGCTTGGAGTCAGATCTGCAGGTTCCGAGTAACAGGCTCTCCAGAATCCAGCAGCCCGCGTCTA GTCTGGCTCCAAGTAAGCTCCGCTATTCCTCTGGTGCTGGGCAGTCCCCCTTAACAGTCCGACAGCCGATGAAAGCAGGCTCCTGTGCAAACTCTCTCCTAACATCACGGCAGCCAGTCCGAGCCACCGGTTATGCCAGTCCTGCTGGCAGAGTCCGAAAGCTGCCGTCTTCCACACTCAGTGCAGGTTCTGCAAGTAGCAGCAGTTCTCTGGCCAGAAGCAACAGCGTGGCCACCGGAGCAAAAAATTCCTTGGCTAAAGGCCGAGCATCAGTTGGGGGAACATCTTCCCCAAAGAGCAAACTGATCCAGCCAGCCAAAAG
- the LOC128335653 gene encoding SLAIN motif-containing protein-like isoform X2, which yields MVVPGSAPIIQPDHSLGTELGRDSTENSAMGPDAEPMTDQVGPELEEVRKLQELVRRLELQNQQLRTRSLRSVPEAKVLSQAGTGVDNCNTRLNGMEMNNSINALMDKQELQIVADLHSALSKMRSEVEESGEFLKKDVEATVQHSCSSASGEKPPNTKFASNTEMQSSDGNTNDFSNWDCGSTVLVEDFTTTGVEPALRMSEGSTDVEDLFNETTLDEVEVLELENGSDEEDSWLYVSPRKSSTDEKESPLKWCRQVLDHPSPETEAACRTLLSRLDQASRWKSLYCSPLASPSVHNLNTDTGSCSNALNSPGHYKSTNKPLLTCGSSGYLSMHSALSSQSSVDSELSTSDDSISMGYKLQDLTDVQVMARLQEESLRQDCASSSASVSRRSSSASLHSLRRGTYSDQDFDTYSLEDEDDDCSLSYHSSHRYSPSPLSSPRCQSPSSNTDYGRAAGPRIRPPRRTMQSSMQDRLKYSGNEEELRHSMPNLARTGLRSLESVRNSRSLESDLQVPSNRLSRIQQPASSLAPSKLRYSSGAGQSPLTVRQPMKAGSCANSLLTSRQPVRATGYASPAGRVRKLPSSTLSAGSASSSSSLARSNSVATGAKNSLAKGRASVGGTSSPKSKLIQPAKRFPKANVSADDSWKDGCY from the exons ATGGTTGTCCCTGGAAGTGCCCCTATAATTCAGCCAGATCACAGTCTTGGAACTGAACTGGGCCGGGACTCCACAGAGAATTCCGCAATGGGGCCAGATGCAGAACCAATGACTGACCAAGTGGGACCTGAGCTGGAGGAAGTGCGGAAACTGCAGGAACTTGTGAGGAGACTTGAGCTCCAGAATCAGCAATTGAGAACTAGAAGCCTTCGAAGTGTGCCGGAGGCAAAAGTGCTGAGCCAAGCTGGCACTGGAGTGGATAATTGCAATACCAGGCTCAATGGAATGGAAATGAATAATAGCATCAACGCTCTGATGGATAAGCAGGAGTTGCAGATAGTGGCAGACCTGCACTCTGCACTGAGTAAAATGAGGTCAGAAGTAGAAGAGAGTGGTGAATTCTTGAAAAAGGATGTGGAGGCCACAGTGCAACACAGCTGTTCTAGTGCTTCTGGGGAAAAGCCTCCAAACACAAAGTTTGCAAGCAATACAGAAATGCAGAGCAGCGATGGTAATACCAATGACTTCTCTAACTGGGACTGTGGTAGCACAGTGCTGGTAGAAGACTTCACAACCACAGGTGTTGAGCCGGCACTGAGGATGAGTGAAGGGAGTACTGATGTAGAAGATCTCTTCAACGAGACAACTCTGGATGAAGTGGAAGTCTTAGAGCTTGAGAATGGCAGCGATGAAGAGGACAGCTG GCTGTATGTCTCTCCAAGAAAGTCATCTACAGATGAAAAGGAATCACCTCTGAAGTGGTGTAGGCAGGTGTTGGACCATCCCAGTCCTGAGACGGAGGCAGCCTGCCGTACCCTTCTCAGTAGACTTGACCAAG CCAGTAGGTGGAAATCCCTGTATTGCAGTCCACTGGCGTCTCCAAGTGTGCATAACTTGAATACAGACACAGGGTCCTGTAGCAATGCACTAAACTCTCCTGGGCACTACAAATCAACTAATAAACCACTACTAACTTGTGGCAGCTCAG GTTATTTGAGCATGCATTCGGCACTGAGCTCTCAGTCTTCTGTTGACAGTGAACTCAGTACCTCAGATGACTCCATCTCAATGGGATATAAACTGCAGGATTTGACTGACGTGCAGGTCATGGCCCGCCTGCAGGAGGAAA GTCTTCGTCAGGACTGTGCCTCCAGCTCAGCCTCAGTTTCCCGCCGCAGTTCAAGTGCCTCGTTGCATTCCTTGCGCCGAGGCACCTACAGCGACCAGGACTTTGACACATACAGTttggaggatgaggatgatgactGCTCCCTTTCCTATCACAGCAGCCACAGATATTCACCATCCCCTCTCAGTTCTCCGCGGTGCCAGTCCCCATCCTCCAACACAGACTATGGCAGGGCAGCCGGCCCCCGGATCCGGCCCCCACGGAGAACAATGCAAAGTTCCATGCAAGACAGGCTGAAATACTCTGGGAATGAAG AAGAGCTACGGCACAGCATGCCTAACTTAGCCAGAACAGGTCTGCGCTCCTTGGAGTCTGTAAGGAACAGCCGGAGCTTGGAGTCAGATCTGCAGGTTCCGAGTAACAGGCTCTCCAGAATCCAGCAGCCCGCGTCTA GTCTGGCTCCAAGTAAGCTCCGCTATTCCTCTGGTGCTGGGCAGTCCCCCTTAACAGTCCGACAGCCGATGAAAGCAGGCTCCTGTGCAAACTCTCTCCTAACATCACGGCAGCCAGTCCGAGCCACCGGTTATGCCAGTCCTGCTGGCAGAGTCCGAAAGCTGCCGTCTTCCACACTCAGTGCAGGTTCTGCAAGTAGCAGCAGTTCTCTGGCCAGAAGCAACAGCGTGGCCACCGGAGCAAAAAATTCCTTGGCTAAAGGCCGAGCATCAGTTGGGGGAACATCTTCCCCAAAGAGCAAACTGATCCAGCCAGCCAAAAG
- the LOC128335653 gene encoding SLAIN motif-containing protein-like isoform X3 encodes MVVPGSAPIIQPDHSLGTELGRDSTENSAMGPDAEPMTDQVGPELEEVRKLQELVRRLELQNQQLRTRSLRSVPEAKVLSQAGTGVDNCNTRLNGMEMNNSINALMDKQELQIVADLHSALSKMRSEVEESGEFLKKDVEATVQHSCSSASGEKPPNTKFASNTEMQSSDGNTNDFSNWDCGSTVLVEDFTTTGVEPALRMSEGSTDVEDLFNETTLDEVEVLELENGSDEEDSWLYVSPRKSSTDEKESPLKWCRQVLDHPSPETEAACRTLLSRLDQGYLSMHSALSSQSSVDSELSTSDDSISMGYKLQDLTDVQVMARLQEESLRQDCASSSASVSRRSSSASLHSLRRGTYSDQDFDTYSLEDEDDDCSLSYHSSHRYSPSPLSSPRCQSPSSNTDYGRAAGPRIRPPRRTMQSSMQDRLKYSGNEEELRHSMPNLARTGLRSLESVRNSRSLESDLQVPSNRLSRIQQPASSLAPSKLRYSSGAGQSPLTVRQPMKAGSCANSLLTSRQPVRATGYASPAGRVRKLPSSTLSAGSASSSSSLARSNSVATGAKNSLAKGRASVGGTSSPKSKLIQPAKSRFPKANVSADDSWKDGCY; translated from the exons ATGGTTGTCCCTGGAAGTGCCCCTATAATTCAGCCAGATCACAGTCTTGGAACTGAACTGGGCCGGGACTCCACAGAGAATTCCGCAATGGGGCCAGATGCAGAACCAATGACTGACCAAGTGGGACCTGAGCTGGAGGAAGTGCGGAAACTGCAGGAACTTGTGAGGAGACTTGAGCTCCAGAATCAGCAATTGAGAACTAGAAGCCTTCGAAGTGTGCCGGAGGCAAAAGTGCTGAGCCAAGCTGGCACTGGAGTGGATAATTGCAATACCAGGCTCAATGGAATGGAAATGAATAATAGCATCAACGCTCTGATGGATAAGCAGGAGTTGCAGATAGTGGCAGACCTGCACTCTGCACTGAGTAAAATGAGGTCAGAAGTAGAAGAGAGTGGTGAATTCTTGAAAAAGGATGTGGAGGCCACAGTGCAACACAGCTGTTCTAGTGCTTCTGGGGAAAAGCCTCCAAACACAAAGTTTGCAAGCAATACAGAAATGCAGAGCAGCGATGGTAATACCAATGACTTCTCTAACTGGGACTGTGGTAGCACAGTGCTGGTAGAAGACTTCACAACCACAGGTGTTGAGCCGGCACTGAGGATGAGTGAAGGGAGTACTGATGTAGAAGATCTCTTCAACGAGACAACTCTGGATGAAGTGGAAGTCTTAGAGCTTGAGAATGGCAGCGATGAAGAGGACAGCTG GCTGTATGTCTCTCCAAGAAAGTCATCTACAGATGAAAAGGAATCACCTCTGAAGTGGTGTAGGCAGGTGTTGGACCATCCCAGTCCTGAGACGGAGGCAGCCTGCCGTACCCTTCTCAGTAGACTTGACCAAG GTTATTTGAGCATGCATTCGGCACTGAGCTCTCAGTCTTCTGTTGACAGTGAACTCAGTACCTCAGATGACTCCATCTCAATGGGATATAAACTGCAGGATTTGACTGACGTGCAGGTCATGGCCCGCCTGCAGGAGGAAA GTCTTCGTCAGGACTGTGCCTCCAGCTCAGCCTCAGTTTCCCGCCGCAGTTCAAGTGCCTCGTTGCATTCCTTGCGCCGAGGCACCTACAGCGACCAGGACTTTGACACATACAGTttggaggatgaggatgatgactGCTCCCTTTCCTATCACAGCAGCCACAGATATTCACCATCCCCTCTCAGTTCTCCGCGGTGCCAGTCCCCATCCTCCAACACAGACTATGGCAGGGCAGCCGGCCCCCGGATCCGGCCCCCACGGAGAACAATGCAAAGTTCCATGCAAGACAGGCTGAAATACTCTGGGAATGAAG AAGAGCTACGGCACAGCATGCCTAACTTAGCCAGAACAGGTCTGCGCTCCTTGGAGTCTGTAAGGAACAGCCGGAGCTTGGAGTCAGATCTGCAGGTTCCGAGTAACAGGCTCTCCAGAATCCAGCAGCCCGCGTCTA GTCTGGCTCCAAGTAAGCTCCGCTATTCCTCTGGTGCTGGGCAGTCCCCCTTAACAGTCCGACAGCCGATGAAAGCAGGCTCCTGTGCAAACTCTCTCCTAACATCACGGCAGCCAGTCCGAGCCACCGGTTATGCCAGTCCTGCTGGCAGAGTCCGAAAGCTGCCGTCTTCCACACTCAGTGCAGGTTCTGCAAGTAGCAGCAGTTCTCTGGCCAGAAGCAACAGCGTGGCCACCGGAGCAAAAAATTCCTTGGCTAAAGGCCGAGCATCAGTTGGGGGAACATCTTCCCCAAAGAGCAAACTGATCCAGCCAGCCAAAAG